The Lysinibacillus sp. FSL W8-0992 genome contains the following window.
TTATAATTTAATGGACTTCGATTTCTGTAGCGTTCATAGCCCCTGTCATTCCTACAACGTTATTTACTCCTAAATCAGATGCAGCATATCCATCGCCAGACAATGGTCCCCAAAATTCTAGGATATCTCCATTGGATGCATCTATTTCATGTGGTGTGAAAACAGGCATTACATAACCATGTTCATTTTTAATTAATAAAGCATCTTCCATGTTGCCAAATAAACCTTCTAATTTCTTAACACTAACTAATTCACCTTTTAGGTAATAATTCATACCTTTGAATTTTGAACTGGTTTTATCATAAAGCATAGCGCCAGGTTTAGCAGGGTACAGTTCTGCATTTTTCTCGCCTTCGGTAACGTAAAGTGGTTTTTGTGGTTCTGATACAGGCTTCGTTTTTTCCTTGGGCTGTTCAACAACTTTAGATTTTTCTTCTTCCTTTTTATCTTTAGAAGCTTGTTCTTCTTTTAATACGGCTTCTTCCTTAGCTTTCTTTTCAGCAAGTGCCTTATCCTCAGCTTCCTTAGCTTTGCGTTGTTCCTCTTCTTTAACTATGTTCTCTTCTTCTTTTTTAACTTCCGATGCTGCCTTTTCTTTATTTAATTCTTCTTCAGTTTTACTTGCAACTTCAACTTTTTCCTTACTACCTTCTGGAGCTGGCATCATGAAGGATATAAAGAATAATAAAACTGATACAGCTAAAACAATACCGCCTTTTAATTTTTTCTTTTTGATAAGTCCTAGTATCAGCAATACTACACCAGTCAGCATGCCTAAAAGGCTTATTCCAAATACTAATAAAGTCAACGTAAATACCTCCCTCTGTATTTCCATTTTAGGAAATTTGATAACGAAAGTATATACAAAAAAACAGACAACCAAATTATGAGTTATCTGCTCTTCAGTGCAGGTTATATTTTGGATCCATCCTCTAGTAAAAAGTTACTTTCGAATTTTGCTCCGCAAATTTTTGCTATCTCTTCTAATTCGCTTACCTTGAAATCATCACGGCGCATTTTATTAG
Protein-coding sequences here:
- a CDS encoding helix-turn-helix domain-containing protein, with product MGKTEEIKILLIKTGKSVTEVAEALGTSSQNLSNKMRRDDFKVSELEEIAKICGAKFESNFLLEDGSKI